A part of Mustela erminea isolate mMusErm1 chromosome 9, mMusErm1.Pri, whole genome shotgun sequence genomic DNA contains:
- the LOC116599714 gene encoding LOW QUALITY PROTEIN: olfactory receptor 52K1-like (The sequence of the model RefSeq protein was modified relative to this genomic sequence to represent the inferred CDS: inserted 1 base in 1 codon), whose protein sequence is MMSAWSNGSSNVSYTSFLLVGFPGLQESRALLVLPFLSLYLVILSANALVIHTVVAQRSLHQPMYLLIALLLAVSICVATTVMPAMMFSFSTHFNRISLPRCLLQMFCIYFLIVFDCNILLVMALDRYVAICYPLRYPXLTGQLLAGLLGVAAARSTCIIAPVVGLASQVHFCHSDIIHHFACEHMALMKLSCGDISLNKTVGLTVRIFNRVLDMLLLGASYSRIIHAAFQISSGRARSKALNTCGSHLLVIFTVYSSTMSSSIVYRVARTASQDVHNLLSAFYLLLPCLVNPIIYGARTKEIRQYLAILFQREQLPAPPEKPQSLPSQGELPA, encoded by the exons ATGATGTCAGCATGGAGCAATGGCAGCTCCAATGTGTCCTATACCAGCTTCCTCCTGGTGGGCTTCCCAGGGCTGCAGGAGTCCCGCGCCCTCCTGGTGTTGCCCTTCCTCAGCCTCTACCTGGTGATCCTCTCTGCCAACGCACTGGTCATCCACACGGTGGTTGCCCAGCGGAGCCTGCATCAACCCATGTACCTGCTCATCGCTCTGCTCCTGGCTGTCAGCATCTGTGTTGCCACCACCGTGATGCCCGCCATGATGTTCAGCTTCTCCACGCACTTCAACCGCATCTCCCTGCCTCGCTGTCTGCTCCAGATGTTCTGCATCTATTTCCTCATTGTCTTTGACTGCAACATCCTGCTGGTCATGGCCCTGGACCGCTATGTTGCAATCTGCTACCCTCTCCGCTACC AACTGACGGGACAGTTGCTGGCTGGCCTGCTGGGCGTGGCAGCTGCCAGGAGCACTTGCATCATCGCTCCGGTGGTGGGGCTGGCCTCCCAGGTTCACTTTTGCCACTCAGACATAATCCACCACTTTGCCTGTGAGCACATGGCCCTAATGAAGCTCTCCTGCGGGGACATCTCCCTGAACAAGACTGTGGGGCTCACTGTCCGCATCTTCAACAGAGTCCTGGACATGCTGCTCCTTGGAGCTTCCTACTCCCGCATCATCCATGCCGCCTTCCAGATTTCATCTGGCAGAGCTCGTTCAAAGGCCCTGAACACCTGTGGCTCCCACCTTCTGGTCATCTTCACCGTCTACTCTTCCACCATGTCCTCGTCCATCGTCTACCGTGTGGCTCGCACCGCCTCCCAGGATGTGCACAACCTACTCAGTGCCTTCTACCTACTGCTCCCATGTCTAGTAAACCCCATCATCTATGGAGCCAGGACCAAGGAAATCAGGCAGTACCTGGCAATTCTGTTCCAAAGGGAACAGCTACCTGCACCACCTGAGAAGCCCCAGTCTCTGCCCTCACAAGGGGAGCTTCCTGCCTAA